One segment of Ziziphus jujuba cultivar Dongzao chromosome 12, ASM3175591v1 DNA contains the following:
- the LOC107431796 gene encoding uncharacterized protein LOC107431796, whose amino-acid sequence MMPPELQSRSFRPYISASVSAPSFTSFNNGSPYSSDASLSPNPSLDGQHHHHDPGASSSSSRSLKNSRFAPASFAHNTRIAIALAPCAAFLLDLGGTPVIATLTLGLMISYIVDSLNFKSGAFFGVWLSLLFAQIAFFFSSSIFVTFHSIPLATLASFLCAETNFLIGVWASLQFKWIQIENPSIVLALERLLFASVPLAASAIFTWATIAALGINHASYYLMAFSCLFYWLYSIPRVSSFKTKHEAKYHGGQVPDDSFILGPLESCFHTLYLLFFPLLFHIASHHNVIFSSAASFSDIFLLFFVPFLFQLYASTRGGLWWVTKNAHHLHSIRVVNGAVALVVVVICLEIRVVFHSFGRYIQVPPPLNYLLVTTTMLGGAAAAGAYALGMISDAFSSMAFTALAVVASAAGAIVVGFPIMFLPLPSVAGFYLARFFTKKCLLSYFASVVLGSLMVMWFIMHNFWDLNIWMAGMPLKSFCKLIVVNFVLAMAVPGLALLPSKLQFLAEIGLISHALLLCHIENRFFNYSGIYYYGFEDDVMYPSYMVILTTFVGVALTRRLSVDHRIGPKAVWILTCLYSSKLAMLFISSKSVVWVSAVLLLAVSPPLLLYKDKSRTASKMKVWQGYVHAAVVALSVWFCRETIFEALQWWNGRPPSDGLLLGFCIVLTGLACAPIVALHFSHSLTAKRCLVLIVATGLLFILMEPPIPLTWTYRSDLIKAARQSTDDISIYGFVAPKPTWPSWLLIVAIMLTLAAVTSIIPIKYMVELRVFYSIAMGIALGVYISAEYFLQAAVLQALIVVTMVSASVFVVFTHFPSASSTKLLPWVFALLVALFPVTYLLEGQVRIKSILGDSGVGDMGEEEKKLTTLLAVEGARTSLLGLYAAIFMLIALEIKFELASLVREKALDRGGIRHSQYGQSTSASFPPRMRFMQQRRASSVSTFTIKRMTAEGAWMPAVGNVATVMCFAICLILNVNLTGGSNRAIFFLAPILLLLNQDSDFVAGFGDKQRYFPVTVVISAYLVLTALYSIWEDVWHGNAGWGLDIGGPDWFFAVKNLALLILTFPSHILFNRFVWSYSKQTDSTPLITMPLNLPSAIITDVLKVRILGLLGIIYSLAQYLISRQQYLSGLKYI is encoded by the exons ATGATGCCGCCGGAGCTCCAATCGCGCTCCTTCCGGCCCTACATCTCGGCCTCCGTCAGCGCCCCCTCTTTCACGTCCTTCAACAATGGCTCCCCCTACTCCTCCGACGCCAGTCTAAGCCCTAACCCTAGCTTAGACGGCCAGCACCACCACCACGACCCCGGtgcttcctcctcctcctctagATCTCTCAAGAATTCTCGCTTCGCTCCGGCGTCTTTCGCTCACAACACCAGGATCGCCATCGCTCTCGCTCCCTGCGCCGCCTTCCTCCTCGACCTGGGCGGCACGCCGGTGATCGCCACTCTCACCCTGGGCCTCATGATCTCCTACATCGTCGATTCCCTCAACTTCAAGTCCGGTGCCTTCTTCGGCGTCTGGCTTTCCCTGCTCTTCGCTCAGATCGCTTTCTTCTTCAGTTCCTCTATCTTCGTCACCTTCCATTCCATTCCTCTGGCCACTCTTGCTTCTTTCCTCTGCGCCGAGACCAACTTCTTAATAGGAGTCTGGGCCTCCCTTCAGTTCAAGTGGATTCAAATCGAGAACCCTTCAATTGTTCTTGCCCTTGAGCGCCTTCTCTTCGCCAGCGTTCCCTTGGCCGCCTCCGCAATCTTCACTTGGGCTACAATCGCAGCCCTCGGCATTAACCATGCATCCTACTATCTCATGGCCTTCAGCTGCCTCTTCTATTGGCTTTACTCCATTCCTCGCGTTTCCTCCTTCAAAACCAAGCACGAAGCCAAGTACCACGGCGGCCAGGTTCCAGATGATAGTTTCATACTTGGCCCTCTCGAGAGCTGTTTTCACACCCTCTATTTGcttttctttcctcttctcTTCCACATTGCCTCTCACCACAACGTCATTTTCTCTTCCGCCGCTTCTTTTTctgatatttttcttctcttcttcgtTCCCTTCCTGTTCCAACTGTATGCGTCCACCAGGGGTGGGCTTTGGTGGGTCACCAAGAATGCCCACCACCTGCATAGCATTCGTGTGGTTAACGGTGCTGTTGCTTTGGTTGTCGTCGTAATTTGCTTGGAGATTAGAGTTGTTTTCCATTCATTTGGGCGATACATTCAGGTACCGCCACCGCTGAATTACCTTCTCGTGACGACTACAATGCTTGGAGGAGCAGCTGCGGCTGGTGCGTATGCGTTGGGTATGATTTCTGATGCATTCAGCTCCATGGCTTTCACCGCGTTAGCTGTAGTAGCTAGTGCTGCTGGAGCTATCGTTGTGGGCTTTCCGATAATG TTCCTTCCACTGCCTTCAGTTGCTGGCTTCTACCTGGCTCGTTTTTTTACAAAGAAGTGTCTGCTGTCATATTTTGCCTCTGTTGTGCTTGGGAGCTTGATGGTTATGTGGtttataatgcataatttctggGATCTAAATATTTGGATGGCAGGCATGCCTCTTAAATCCTTCTGTAAACTCATAGTTGTAAATTTTGTCTTGGCAATGGCTGTACCTGGTCTAGCACTTCTACCTTCGAAACTTCAATTTTTGGCCGAGATTGGTTTGATCAGCCATGCATTGCTACTTTGCCACATTGAGAATaggttttttaattattctggCATATACTATTATGGCTTTGAGGATGATGTGATGTATCCAAGCTACATGGTTATCTTGACTACATTTGTGGGTGTGGCCCTCACAAGAAGACTATCTGTGGATCATCGAATTGGCCCAAAGGCAGTTTGGATCTTGACATGCCTGTATTCTTCCAAGCTTGCTATGTTGTTTATTTCATCAAAATCTGTTGTATGGGTCTCGGCTGTCCTCTTGTTGGCTGTTTCTCCTCCACTGCTTCTTTACAA GGATAAGTCAAGAACTGCCTCAAAGATGAAAGTTTGGCAAGGTTATGTACATGCTGCGGTGGTTGCATTGTCTGTGTGGTTTTGTCGTGAAACAATCTTTGAAGCCCTTCAATGGTGGAATGGGAGACCTCCATCTGACGGTTTGCTATTGGGTTTCTGTATTGTCTTGACTGGTTTGGCTTGTGCACCAATAGTTGCGCTCCACTTTTCCCATTCTCTG ACTGCTAAGAGATGCCTAGTGCTGATAGTTGCAACAGGTCTGCTCTTTATCCTGATGGAACCACCTATTCCGTTGACGTGGACTTACCGATCTGATCTGATTAAAGCTGCCCGGCAATCTACCGATGATATCTCCATCTATGGCTTTGTGGCACCAAAGCCTACATGGCCATCATGGTTGCTTATTGTTGCTATCATGCTTACTCTGGCAGCTGTTACATCCATCATACCCATTAAATACATGGTTGAGTTGAGAGTATTTTACTCAATAGCTATGGGTATTGCTTTAGGAGTCTACATTTCTGCTGAGTACTTCCTTCAGGCAGCGGTCCTGCAGGCCCTCATAGTTGTAACCATGGTTAGTGCCTCAGTGTTTGTAGTCTTCACTCATTTTCCTTCTGCCTCAAGTACCAAGCTCCTACCATGGGTTTTTGCTTTACTTGTGGCTCTTTTCCCTGTAACGTATCTTCTAGAAGGCCAAGTGAGAATTAAAAGCATCCTTGGAGATAGTGGAGTTGGAGACATgggagaagaagagaagaagctCACTACTCTACTGGCTGTTGAGGGTGCAAGGACATCTCTTCTTGGTCTGTATGCTGCTATCTTTATGCTTATAGCCTTGGAGATAAAATTTGAACTTGCATCACTAGTACGGGAAAAGGCTTTGGATAGGGGTGGAATTAGACATAGTCAATATGGTCAAAGCACGTCTGCTAGTTTTCCTCCAAGAATGAGATTCATGCAACAACGGCGGGCCTCTTCTGTGTCAACCTTTACAATTAAGAGGATGACTGCTGAGGGAGCCTGGATGCCAGCAGTGGGTAACGTTGCTACTGTAATGTGCTTTGCTATATGCCTAATCTTGAATGTTAATCTCACAGGTGGCTCAAACCGTGCAATATTCTTCCTGGCACCTATCTTGCTTCTTCTCAACCAGGACTCTGATTTTGTTGCTGGATTTGGGGACAAACAGAGGTATTTTCCTGTCACAGTAGTCATATCAGCCTACTTAGTACTGACAGCCTTGTACAGCATATGGGAAGATGTGTGGCATGGGAATGCAGGATGGGGCTTGGACATTGGGGGGCCAGATTGGTTCTTTGCTGTAAAGAATTTGGCCCTCCTCATTCTCACGTTCCCCAGCCATATCCTTTTCAATAGGTTTGTGTGGAGTTACTCTAAGCAGACAGACTCTACACCATTGATAACCATGCCCCTTAATCTGCCGTCTGCCATCATAACAGATGTGCTTAAGGTTAGGATACTGGGGCTCTTAGGAATTATTTATTCCCTGGCCCAGTATCTAATCTCTAGACAGCAGTACCTTTCAGGATTAAAGTATATTTAG